In Desulforegula conservatrix Mb1Pa, one genomic interval encodes:
- a CDS encoding thioesterase family protein yields the protein MNIDTTLLNILPVLKSVYEKKMPFNKHIGLKIDTLTPDETIMRIDMDSHLIGNYSKNVLHGGVLSSIIDVTGGLMASVELLKRIAGSTPEEIAKRLGGMATIDMRVDFLRPGKGSFFLAKGKVIRCGARIALIQIDVFADNETHVATGLANYKL from the coding sequence ATGAATATTGACACAACCCTGCTGAATATTCTTCCTGTGCTTAAGTCTGTTTACGAGAAAAAGATGCCTTTCAACAAGCATATAGGCTTGAAAATTGATACACTGACTCCAGACGAAACAATAATGCGAATAGACATGGACAGCCATCTGATAGGGAATTATTCAAAAAATGTTCTCCATGGAGGTGTTTTGTCATCCATAATAGATGTCACAGGAGGTCTGATGGCATCTGTGGAGCTTCTAAAAAGGATTGCAGGCTCAACTCCTGAAGAGATAGCAAAGAGACTCGGAGGTATGGCCACAATTGATATGAGGGTTGATTTTCTGAGGCCTGGGAAGGGATCTTTTTTTCTTGCGAAGGGTAAGGTAATTAGATGCGGAGCAAGAATTGCCCTGATTCAGATTGATGTTTTTGCAGATAATGAAACCCATGTGGCAACGGGTCTGGCAAATTACAAACTATAA